One segment of Aquipuribacter hungaricus DNA contains the following:
- a CDS encoding GNAT family N-acetyltransferase, whose amino-acid sequence MSGPVRVVVATPEDPDLVQACGRLVADVYGGEHLLEDEDGYLGTVADAMPRAREAVLLAAVDDDGLVGTATYARALSRFAELAGPGEAEMRMLAVAPAARGRGVGRLLTTACVERAREEGCERFVLSSGPRMTGAHAMYEGMGFDRSPERDWSPVPGVDLRTYRLPLRP is encoded by the coding sequence GTGAGCGGGCCCGTGCGCGTGGTCGTCGCCACGCCCGAGGACCCCGACCTGGTGCAGGCCTGCGGCCGGCTGGTGGCCGACGTGTACGGCGGCGAGCACCTGCTCGAGGACGAGGACGGCTACCTGGGCACCGTGGCCGACGCCATGCCCCGGGCGCGCGAGGCCGTGCTGCTGGCCGCTGTGGACGACGACGGGCTCGTCGGGACCGCGACGTACGCGCGCGCCCTGTCCCGCTTCGCGGAGCTGGCGGGCCCCGGCGAGGCGGAGATGCGGATGCTCGCGGTCGCCCCGGCGGCCCGCGGCCGCGGCGTCGGCCGGCTGCTCACCACCGCCTGCGTGGAGCGGGCCCGCGAGGAGGGCTGCGAGCGCTTCGTGCTGTCGAGCGGACCCCGGATGACGGGCGCGCACGCGATGTACGAGGGCATGGGCTTCGACCGCAGCCCCGAGCGCGACTGGTCCCCGGTACCCGGGGTCGACCTGCGGACCTACCGCCTGCCGCTGCGGCCCTGA
- the sodN gene encoding superoxide dismutase, Ni, which yields MIGFRIAEVSAHCDLPCGVYDPAQARIEAESVKGCMVKFHASDDEQFRQRAVLIKEERAELVKHHLSVLWSDYFKAPHFEKYPNLHQLFNESIKLAGAGGVKDSTDVAVADQLLGKIDEISEIFWDTKKVAA from the coding sequence ATGATCGGTTTCCGTATCGCCGAGGTCTCGGCCCACTGCGACCTCCCCTGCGGGGTCTACGACCCGGCGCAGGCGCGGATCGAGGCCGAGTCCGTCAAGGGCTGCATGGTCAAGTTTCACGCCTCCGACGACGAGCAGTTCCGCCAGCGTGCGGTCCTCATCAAGGAGGAGCGCGCCGAGCTCGTCAAGCACCACCTGTCCGTGCTGTGGAGCGACTACTTCAAGGCGCCCCACTTCGAGAAGTACCCGAACCTGCACCAGCTGTTCAACGAGTCGATCAAGCTCGCCGGTGCCGGCGGGGTCAAGGACTCCACCGACGTCGCGGTCGCCGACCAGCTCCTCGGCAAGATCGACGAGATCTCCGAGATCTTCTGGGACACCAAGAAGGTCGCTGCCTGA
- a CDS encoding S26 family signal peptidase, with the protein MPTPPRFRRRRTDRWQVVRVTGASMLPTLRDGDLLLLRRGRTPVVGDVVVADLPGARGPGVKRAVALGPDGWWLERDSPAEGTDSWLFGAVPVADVHGVVRARLWPRPGRLPRRA; encoded by the coding sequence GTGCCGACGCCCCCGCGCTTCCGCCGCAGGCGGACGGACCGCTGGCAGGTGGTGCGCGTCACAGGCGCGTCGATGCTCCCGACGCTGCGCGACGGGGACCTGCTGCTGCTGCGGCGGGGCCGCACGCCGGTGGTCGGGGACGTCGTCGTCGCCGACCTGCCGGGCGCCCGCGGGCCCGGGGTCAAGCGGGCCGTGGCCCTGGGACCGGACGGCTGGTGGCTCGAGCGCGACAGCCCGGCGGAGGGCACCGACTCGTGGCTGTTCGGCGCGGTGCCGGTCGCCGACGTCCACGGTGTGGTCCGGGCGCGGCTGTGGCCCCGGCCGGGCCGCCTGCCCCGCCGCGCCTGA
- a CDS encoding UdgX family uracil-DNA binding protein (This protein belongs to the uracil DNA glycosylase superfamily, members of which act in excision repair of DNA. However, it belongs more specifically to UdgX branch, whose founding member was found to bind uracil in DNA (where it does not belong), without cleaving it, appears to promote DNA repair by a pathway involving RecA, rather than base excision.), which translates to MVDVERPGAQQWVPGSDEGTAGPAGGHPDVDALRAAAPACRGCELWEPATQVVFSAGNPHGRVVLVGEQPGDVEDTQGIPFVGPAGRLLQKALDEAGLQRQDLYVTNAVKHFRFEQKGKRRIHQTPELAHMVACRPWLQAELEAVDPRVLVLLGATAAKTLLGGQFRVTKERGVLGPRDTTAGRFDVLPTVHPSSILRGPPEQRDEAFAALVADLAVVTEHLARA; encoded by the coding sequence GTGGTCGACGTGGAGCGCCCCGGCGCGCAGCAGTGGGTCCCCGGCAGCGACGAGGGGACGGCCGGACCGGCCGGCGGGCACCCGGACGTCGACGCGCTGCGGGCCGCCGCACCCGCGTGCCGGGGCTGCGAGCTGTGGGAGCCCGCGACCCAGGTCGTCTTCTCCGCGGGCAACCCGCACGGCCGGGTCGTGCTGGTCGGCGAGCAGCCCGGGGACGTCGAGGACACCCAGGGCATCCCCTTCGTCGGGCCCGCGGGCCGGCTGCTGCAGAAGGCGCTCGACGAGGCCGGCCTGCAGCGGCAGGACCTCTACGTCACCAACGCGGTCAAGCACTTCCGGTTCGAGCAGAAGGGGAAGCGGCGCATCCACCAGACGCCGGAGCTCGCGCACATGGTCGCCTGCCGGCCGTGGCTGCAGGCCGAGCTGGAGGCGGTCGACCCCCGGGTGCTCGTGCTGCTGGGCGCGACCGCGGCCAAGACGCTGCTGGGCGGGCAGTTCCGGGTGACCAAGGAGCGGGGGGTGCTCGGCCCGCGCGACACCACGGCCGGCCGGTTCGACGTGCTGCCGACCGTGCACCCGTCGTCGATCCTGCGCGGGCCGCCCGAGCAGCGCGACGAGGCCTTCGCCGCCCTGGTCGCCGACCTCGCCGTGGTCACCGAGCACCTCGCGCGCGCCTGA
- a CDS encoding zinc-binding dehydrogenase, translating into MVAVVAVRPSPSDPLAALEVRDEAPVPTTPPPADWVPVTVRAAALNHHDVWSLRGVGLPAEKMPMVLGCDAAGVDPDGNEVVVHAVLSDPAWTGEETLDPRRSLLSEVYPGTFAGTVLVPRRNLVPKPAALSFEEAACLPTAWLTAYRMLFTQSGLQPGQTVLVQGAGGGVATALVLLGAAAGLRVWVTSRDEGKRERALDLGAAAAFEPGARLPERVDAVMETVGEATWAHSLKALRPGGTVVVSGATSGATPSADLQRVFFLQLRVVGSTMGTRDELDRLLRFCATTGVRPLVDSVLPMTDAADAVERMVEGDVIGKLVLVP; encoded by the coding sequence ATGGTCGCCGTCGTCGCTGTCCGCCCCTCCCCCTCCGACCCGCTCGCCGCCCTCGAGGTGCGCGACGAGGCCCCGGTGCCGACCACCCCGCCCCCCGCGGACTGGGTGCCGGTGACGGTCCGGGCGGCCGCGCTCAACCACCACGACGTGTGGAGCCTGCGCGGGGTCGGCCTGCCCGCGGAGAAGATGCCGATGGTGCTGGGCTGCGACGCGGCCGGGGTGGACCCCGACGGCAACGAGGTCGTCGTCCACGCCGTGCTGTCCGACCCGGCGTGGACCGGCGAGGAGACGCTGGACCCGCGGCGCTCCCTGCTCAGCGAGGTCTACCCCGGCACGTTCGCCGGCACGGTGCTCGTGCCCCGGCGCAACCTCGTCCCGAAGCCGGCGGCGCTGAGCTTCGAGGAGGCGGCGTGCCTGCCCACGGCATGGCTGACCGCCTACCGGATGCTGTTCACGCAGTCCGGGCTGCAGCCGGGCCAGACGGTCCTGGTGCAGGGCGCCGGCGGCGGGGTGGCCACCGCGCTCGTCCTGCTCGGCGCGGCCGCCGGGCTGCGGGTGTGGGTGACGAGCCGGGACGAGGGCAAGCGCGAGCGGGCGCTCGACCTGGGGGCGGCCGCGGCGTTCGAGCCCGGCGCCCGGCTGCCGGAGCGGGTCGACGCGGTCATGGAGACCGTCGGCGAGGCCACCTGGGCCCACTCGCTCAAGGCGCTGCGCCCGGGCGGCACCGTCGTCGTCTCCGGCGCGACGTCGGGCGCGACCCCGTCGGCGGACCTGCAGCGGGTGTTCTTCCTCCAGCTGCGCGTCGTCGGCTCGACCATGGGCACCCGGGACGAGCTCGACCGGCTGCTGCGGTTCTGCGCGACGACCGGGGTGCGCCCGCTCGTCGACAGCGTCCTGCCGATGACCGACGCGGCCGACGCGGTCGAGCGCATGGTCGAGGGCGACGTCATCGGCAAGCTCGTCCTCGTGCCCTGA